The following coding sequences lie in one Maylandia zebra isolate NMK-2024a linkage group LG14, Mzebra_GT3a, whole genome shotgun sequence genomic window:
- the scn4ba gene encoding sodium channel, voltage-gated, type IV, beta a, which translates to MASVDSTGSSVSGRLRSGDLLHAGLAVALLLGVWTVGGLEVSTGKVSSIEAMNGSTVLLPCTYSSCIGIENLYFNWQYNDNGTLIKLCEALIPMEGVEPKVRVSHERVEFVGSSKSNNISILLWNITFEDEGEYICFARNPKEKNRNHSAIFTLIVVDQMKEVDNTLTIIIVSALGGVIGLVIIVMVIKAVVVHFLQKDDEKNKECLVSSSGNDNTENGLSGAKTENKGTPKA; encoded by the exons ATGGCGTCAGTGGACAGCACTGGTTCAAGTGTCTCTGGTCGACTGAGATCAGGGGATCTACTTCACGCTGGTCTGGCAGTTGCACTGCTGCTTG GCGTATGGACTGTTGGTGGACTGGAAGTTTCCACAGGTAAAGTGTCTTCAATCGAAGCAATGAATGGCTCCACGGTTTTGTTGCCCTGCACTTACTCTTCATGTATTGGCATCGAAAATCTCTACTTCAACTGGCAATATAATGACAATGGAACTCTCATAAAG TTATGTGAAGCGTTGATCCCTATGGAGGGTGTGGAGCCGAAGGTCCGTGTGTCCCATGAGCGTGTTGAGTTTGTCGGCTCCTCAAAGAGTAACAACATTTCGATCTTGCTATGGAATATCACCTTTGAAGATGAAGGAGAGTACATCTGTTTTGCCAGGAATCCAAAAGAGAAGAACCGCAACCACAGTGCTATCTTCACTCTTATAGTGGTGGATCAAA TGAAGGAAGTTGACAACACTTTGACAATCATTATTGTCTCAGCGTTGGGTGGAGTCATAGGCTTAGTTATCATTGTCATGGTGATAAAGGCTGTTGTTGTTCACTTCCTGCAGAAGGATGATGAGAAAAA TAAAGAGTGCCTAGTGAGCTCCTCAGGGAATGACAACACAGAAAATGGTCTTTCAGGagccaaaactgaaaacaaagggACACCAAAGGCTTGA
- the scn2b gene encoding sodium channel regulatory subunit beta-2 isoform X1, which yields MSYSAQERRSGVQLVSALLLMLSLSGCSSMDVIVASSINALNGTTVKISCVFTSCYKMDVTKFAMNWTYQETLNDTQELFMTYYKKRGMVPLRSERFGERVTFAGNLDKNDLSITLSNVQLEDEGIYNCYVRNPPDRIQGHGIIQLNVVTELPPPRDSTIAVAIGASVGGALALLILSMVVVKCLRRHRKQELISEEKMEEEGKLEAEGVAEEGTKQP from the exons ATGTCTTACTCCGCGCAGGAGAGAAGGTCTGGCGTTCAGCTGGTGAGCGCGCTGCTGCTAATGCTCTCGCTCTCCg GTTGTTCAAGCATGGACGTAATTGTGGCCAGTAGCATTAATGCACTAAATGGAACAACGGTAAAAATCTCTTGTGTCTTCACTTCCTGCTATAAGATGGATGTTACCAAGTTTGCCATGAATTGGACCTACCAAGAAACACTCAACGATACACAGGAACTG TTTATGACATACTATAAGAAAAGGGGAATGGTGCCTCTTCGATCAGAACGGTTCGGAGAAAGGGTCACGTTTGCTGGGAACCTGGATAAGAATGACCTGTCAATCACTCTATCAAATGTTCAACTGGAGGATGAGGGTATTTACAACTGCTATGTGAGAAACCCCCCAGACCGCATCCAGGGACATGGTATCATACAGCTTAATGTTGTCACAGAAC TCCCACCTCCAAGGGATTCAACCATTGCGGTTGCCATTGGGGCTTCTGTGGGAGGAGCATTAGCACTGCTGATCCTTTCCATGGTAGTTGTGAAATGTCTCCGTCgacacaggaaacaggaactcatttcagaggagaaaatggaggaggaggggaaacTGGAGGCTGAAGGTGTTGCGGAAGAAGGAACCAA GCAACCATAA
- the scn2b gene encoding sodium channel regulatory subunit beta-2 isoform X2 translates to MSYSAQERRSGVQLVSALLLMLSLSGCSSMDVIVASSINALNGTTVKISCVFTSCYKMDVTKFAMNWTYQETLNDTQELFMTYYKKRGMVPLRSERFGERVTFAGNLDKNDLSITLSNVQLEDEGIYNCYVRNPPDRIQGHGIIQLNVVTELPPPRDSTIAVAIGASVGGALALLILSMVVVKCLRRHRKQELISEEKMEEEGKLEAEGVAEEGTK, encoded by the exons ATGTCTTACTCCGCGCAGGAGAGAAGGTCTGGCGTTCAGCTGGTGAGCGCGCTGCTGCTAATGCTCTCGCTCTCCg GTTGTTCAAGCATGGACGTAATTGTGGCCAGTAGCATTAATGCACTAAATGGAACAACGGTAAAAATCTCTTGTGTCTTCACTTCCTGCTATAAGATGGATGTTACCAAGTTTGCCATGAATTGGACCTACCAAGAAACACTCAACGATACACAGGAACTG TTTATGACATACTATAAGAAAAGGGGAATGGTGCCTCTTCGATCAGAACGGTTCGGAGAAAGGGTCACGTTTGCTGGGAACCTGGATAAGAATGACCTGTCAATCACTCTATCAAATGTTCAACTGGAGGATGAGGGTATTTACAACTGCTATGTGAGAAACCCCCCAGACCGCATCCAGGGACATGGTATCATACAGCTTAATGTTGTCACAGAAC TCCCACCTCCAAGGGATTCAACCATTGCGGTTGCCATTGGGGCTTCTGTGGGAGGAGCATTAGCACTGCTGATCCTTTCCATGGTAGTTGTGAAATGTCTCCGTCgacacaggaaacaggaactcatttcagaggagaaaatggaggaggaggggaaacTGGAGGCTGAAGGTGTTGCGGAAGAAGGAACCAAGTAA